The following are from one region of the Shinella sp. PSBB067 genome:
- the adhP gene encoding alcohol dehydrogenase AdhP: MQGLMKAAIVHEFGKPLLIENVPIPVPGPGELLVKVAACGVCHTDLHAASGDWPVKPSLPFIPGHEVAGTVAALGPGVTDFVIGDAVGIAWLHDACMRCEHCETGWETLCKHQHNTGYSCDGGFAEYAIANAAFAARLPDDVDFAAVAPILCAGVTTYKGLKETEARPGQWVAISGIGGLGQVAIQYAKAMGLKVVALDLASEKLTLARRTGADLALDARSPDAIAEALEATGGGAHGVLVTAVSPPAFSQALQLVRRKGTVALVGLPPGEFATPIFDVVLKRITVRGSIVGTRRDLDEAIAFFAEGKIKAQVTPAPLEDINRIFQELKAGRVDGRVVLDMTGKAA; encoded by the coding sequence ATGCAAGGACTTATGAAAGCTGCAATTGTTCATGAATTCGGAAAGCCACTGTTGATCGAAAACGTTCCGATACCCGTACCCGGCCCGGGCGAACTGCTGGTGAAAGTGGCCGCCTGTGGCGTGTGCCACACCGATCTGCATGCCGCCTCCGGCGACTGGCCGGTCAAGCCATCCCTGCCCTTCATTCCCGGCCATGAGGTAGCAGGCACCGTCGCGGCACTCGGTCCAGGTGTCACGGACTTTGTAATCGGCGATGCCGTCGGCATCGCATGGCTCCATGACGCCTGCATGCGGTGCGAACATTGCGAAACCGGCTGGGAGACGCTTTGCAAGCATCAACACAATACGGGCTACAGCTGCGATGGAGGCTTCGCGGAATACGCGATTGCCAATGCTGCATTCGCCGCAAGACTGCCTGACGACGTTGATTTCGCGGCGGTCGCGCCTATTCTCTGCGCCGGGGTCACGACTTACAAAGGGCTCAAGGAAACCGAAGCGCGACCCGGGCAATGGGTCGCAATCTCCGGCATCGGCGGCCTGGGCCAGGTAGCCATCCAATACGCCAAAGCAATGGGACTGAAGGTCGTTGCACTGGATTTGGCGTCTGAGAAGCTCACATTGGCCAGAAGAACCGGAGCCGATCTGGCGCTTGACGCGCGGTCCCCGGACGCCATCGCCGAGGCCCTCGAAGCAACAGGCGGCGGAGCACACGGAGTGCTCGTCACCGCGGTATCGCCTCCGGCGTTCTCGCAGGCGCTCCAGCTCGTTCGACGAAAAGGCACCGTTGCTTTGGTCGGATTGCCGCCAGGCGAATTCGCGACCCCTATTTTCGATGTCGTCCTGAAGCGCATAACCGTGCGGGGCTCAATCGTCGGCACGCGCCGGGATCTTGACGAGGCCATCGCCTTTTTTGCCGAAGGCAAAATCAAGGCTCAGGTCACGCCGGCGCCGCTTGAGGACATCAACCGGATATTTCAGGAGCTGAAAGCCGGCCGCGTCGACGGCCGTGTGGTTCTCGACATGACAGGCAAGGCAGCCTGA